The proteins below are encoded in one region of Aeromonas jandaei:
- a CDS encoding HDOD domain-containing protein gives MEAASAMSMDRLFDKIKQLPTIPKLLHELMQSFNDENARIDEIAAKIAMDQVISVKVLRMANSAALRRGNEVTSIDQAVIRLGFNRLRSIVVASGIIGSFKAPPSFDKNKFWTETFQVATIAKTLAQEARVLDPETAFTCALIHNIGELLIQSTLPEEAELINLAIQKGSSRVEAQREMLGYDYAQLGAELARRWNLSESFVDAISQQLDPLSHDPVSKEAVLIRLAVFISFAWNAGVPAQAIIARFPKPLADQLGLDPKSLAGQLETLHEQGNALADLLTQ, from the coding sequence ATGGAGGCTGCCTCAGCCATGTCGATGGATCGTCTGTTTGACAAGATCAAACAACTCCCCACCATTCCCAAGCTGCTGCACGAGTTGATGCAGAGCTTCAACGACGAGAATGCCCGCATCGACGAGATTGCGGCCAAGATCGCCATGGATCAGGTGATCAGCGTCAAGGTGCTGCGGATGGCCAACTCGGCCGCCCTGCGTCGTGGCAACGAAGTGACCTCCATCGATCAGGCGGTGATCCGCCTCGGCTTCAACCGGTTGCGCTCCATCGTGGTCGCCTCCGGCATCATCGGCAGCTTCAAGGCCCCCCCCAGCTTCGACAAGAACAAGTTCTGGACCGAGACCTTTCAGGTCGCCACCATCGCCAAGACGCTGGCGCAGGAGGCCAGGGTGCTCGACCCTGAGACCGCCTTTACCTGCGCCCTTATCCACAACATCGGCGAGCTGCTGATCCAGAGCACCTTGCCGGAAGAGGCGGAGCTCATCAATCTGGCGATCCAGAAGGGGAGCAGCCGGGTCGAGGCCCAGCGCGAGATGCTGGGCTATGACTATGCCCAGCTCGGTGCCGAGCTGGCGCGGCGCTGGAACCTGTCGGAGAGCTTTGTCGACGCCATCTCCCAGCAGCTGGATCCCCTCTCCCACGATCCGGTCAGCAAGGAGGCGGTACTGATCCGGCTGGCGGTCTTCATCTCCTTCGCCTGGAACGCCGGGGTGCCTGCCCAGGCCATCATAGCCCGCTTCCCCAAACCGCTCGCCGACCAGTTGGGACTGGATCCCAAGTCGCTGGCCGGCCAGCTCGAAACACTGCATGAACAGGGTAATGCCCTCGCCGATCTTCTGACTCAATAA
- a CDS encoding ATP--cob(I)alamin adenosyltransferase: protein MNPKKPRDKRELCYPFIFETSLKCDFEIATDELCCQVGAVLSHLAPDADIAPMLADLAALQRLIYNLNGSVRGKLGIFEADLEWLKARYDHYNEASRGRVTGFVLPQGPQPIPTLHLCRCGSKKVVRLLVRLEESGVSFDPILYRFANLLANFFFVLTVYLKQLWLVPEVPYVSINY from the coding sequence ATGAACCCGAAAAAGCCCAGAGACAAGCGCGAGCTTTGCTACCCCTTCATCTTCGAAACCTCGCTCAAGTGTGACTTCGAGATCGCCACTGACGAACTCTGCTGCCAGGTCGGCGCCGTGCTGTCACACCTTGCGCCGGATGCCGATATTGCGCCCATGCTGGCGGATCTCGCGGCGTTGCAGCGGCTTATCTATAACCTCAACGGTTCGGTGCGCGGCAAGCTGGGGATCTTCGAGGCAGACCTTGAGTGGCTCAAGGCCCGTTACGATCACTACAACGAGGCGAGCCGGGGCCGGGTCACCGGTTTTGTTCTACCGCAGGGGCCGCAACCGATCCCGACCCTTCATCTGTGCCGCTGTGGCAGCAAGAAGGTGGTGCGACTGCTGGTGCGCCTCGAGGAGAGCGGTGTCAGCTTTGACCCCATCCTCTACCGTTTCGCCAACCTGCTGGCCAACTTCTTCTTCGTGCTCACCGTCTATCTCAAACAGCTGTGGCTGGTGCCGGAAGTGCCCTACGTCAGCATCAACTACTGA
- a CDS encoding META domain-containing protein gives MSRLSLLLIPLFLLAGCSSAPFVRQDLQHHHWVLSKLDGEPVAALRDNPPDFEIGEHFTVNGIAGCNRYFGQGHMKGDRFWVTSLGSTEMACMPPLDTIEQAVLTTLTEGATLSGSSQDLVLQGKQHRLEYTLRDWVL, from the coding sequence ATGTCCAGATTGTCACTCCTGCTCATCCCCCTCTTCCTGCTCGCCGGCTGCAGTTCAGCCCCCTTTGTCCGGCAGGATCTGCAACATCACCACTGGGTATTGAGCAAGCTGGATGGCGAACCGGTTGCCGCCTTGCGCGACAATCCGCCCGACTTCGAGATCGGCGAGCACTTCACCGTCAACGGCATCGCCGGCTGCAACCGCTACTTCGGTCAGGGCCATATGAAAGGGGACAGGTTCTGGGTCACCAGTCTGGGCAGCACCGAGATGGCCTGCATGCCCCCGCTCGACACCATAGAACAGGCCGTGTTGACCACTCTGACCGAGGGGGCGACCCTGAGCGGCTCCAGCCAAGACCTGGTTCTGCAGGGCAAACAGCACCGTTTGGAATACACCCTGCGCGACTGGGTGCTCTAG
- the malZ gene encoding maltodextrin glucosidase gives MTHPFLFHPQVAPWFKESADALQLTLFSELDAPIREVWLRHEPDNEEYLIPMTAISTRDRLQVWQVNLPLGKGQDIHLYCFKCLTDEEQWWLHGAGVSSTMPPREQHFRFNSLHQPPAWVQDQVFYQIFPDRFCNGDPSLSVKHHEYEYRGKAVISKAWGEPVSRHEEGHGACEFYGGDLAGIDAKLHYLQSLGVTALYLNPIFDSPSNHKYDTQDYFKVDAHLGSNEQFAELTRNLHQRGMKIILDAVVNHTSTQHPWFCPPLGAQSNPDSPWRSFYTFDNEGDYVSWKGIRSLPKLDFSCEKVQDAVYRADDAILRYWMRAPYQIDGWRFDVIHMLGERGTAEGNSGHVRAIRGAVKQENPDAYVLGEHFFEASQWLQGDQEDGAMNYYGFAHPIRAFLAGKDIAYHPIKISAEELDRWLKLARAHIPFKNQLAQFNLLDSHDTARFLHLLGEDKQRMRLAATLLLTYIGVPSIYYGDEVGLSGGNDPDCRRCFPWETTDWDHVLHDHYRRLIQIRRQRPSLRRGDIQTLYAGPHSYVFARTLQSDQVVVACNRHPSEPRTISLPLWQTASPASRFTDAFNGEKFEVVQGELQLTIPANSARVLLSS, from the coding sequence ATGACCCATCCGTTTCTGTTTCATCCCCAGGTGGCGCCCTGGTTCAAAGAGAGCGCCGATGCCCTGCAACTGACCCTGTTCAGCGAGCTGGATGCCCCCATCCGCGAGGTGTGGCTGCGCCACGAGCCGGACAACGAGGAGTACCTGATCCCGATGACGGCGATCTCGACCCGCGACCGGCTGCAGGTATGGCAGGTGAACCTGCCGCTTGGCAAGGGGCAGGATATCCACCTTTACTGCTTCAAGTGCCTCACCGACGAGGAGCAGTGGTGGCTGCACGGCGCTGGCGTCAGTTCCACCATGCCGCCGCGCGAGCAGCATTTTCGCTTCAACAGCCTGCACCAGCCACCGGCCTGGGTGCAGGATCAGGTGTTCTATCAGATCTTCCCCGACCGCTTCTGCAACGGCGATCCGTCCCTCAGCGTCAAGCATCACGAGTACGAGTACCGCGGCAAGGCAGTCATCAGCAAGGCGTGGGGCGAGCCGGTCAGTCGCCACGAAGAGGGGCACGGTGCCTGCGAATTCTATGGCGGCGATCTGGCGGGGATCGATGCCAAGCTGCACTATCTGCAATCTCTCGGGGTGACGGCACTCTACCTCAACCCCATCTTCGATTCGCCGAGCAACCACAAGTACGACACCCAGGACTACTTCAAGGTCGATGCCCACCTCGGCAGCAACGAGCAGTTCGCCGAGCTGACCCGCAACCTGCATCAGCGCGGCATGAAGATCATTCTCGATGCGGTGGTCAACCACACCTCGACCCAGCACCCCTGGTTCTGCCCGCCGCTCGGCGCCCAGAGCAACCCGGATTCGCCGTGGCGCAGCTTCTACACCTTTGACAACGAAGGGGATTACGTCAGCTGGAAGGGGATTCGCAGCCTGCCCAAGCTCGACTTCTCCTGCGAGAAGGTGCAGGACGCCGTCTACCGCGCTGACGATGCCATCCTGCGCTACTGGATGCGCGCCCCCTACCAGATCGACGGCTGGCGCTTCGACGTCATCCACATGCTGGGGGAACGCGGCACCGCCGAGGGCAACAGCGGCCACGTGCGCGCCATTCGCGGCGCGGTGAAACAGGAGAACCCGGACGCCTACGTGCTGGGCGAACACTTCTTCGAGGCGAGCCAGTGGCTACAGGGGGATCAGGAGGACGGCGCCATGAACTACTACGGCTTCGCCCATCCGATCCGCGCCTTCCTGGCCGGCAAGGATATCGCCTACCACCCCATCAAGATCAGTGCCGAAGAGCTGGATCGCTGGCTCAAGCTGGCGCGGGCCCACATCCCGTTCAAAAACCAGCTGGCCCAGTTCAACCTGCTGGACAGCCACGACACCGCCCGCTTCCTCCACCTGTTGGGTGAGGACAAGCAGCGGATGCGTCTCGCGGCCACGTTGCTGCTCACCTATATCGGCGTGCCATCCATCTACTACGGCGATGAAGTGGGGCTCTCCGGCGGCAACGACCCGGACTGCCGCCGCTGCTTCCCGTGGGAGACAACTGACTGGGATCACGTGCTGCACGACCACTATCGTCGGCTGATCCAGATCCGCCGTCAGCGTCCCTCCCTGCGCCGCGGTGATATCCAGACCCTCTATGCCGGCCCCCACAGCTATGTGTTTGCCCGCACCCTGCAGAGCGATCAGGTGGTGGTAGCCTGCAACCGCCACCCGAGCGAGCCGCGCACCATCAGCCTGCCCCTCTGGCAGACCGCGAGCCCGGCCAGCCGCTTCACCGACGCATTCAACGGCGAGAAGTTTGAAGTGGTGCAGGGGGAACTTCAGCTAACCATTCCGGCCAACTCGGCCCGGGTGCTGCTCTCCAGTTGA